A window from Engraulis encrasicolus isolate BLACKSEA-1 chromosome 11, IST_EnEncr_1.0, whole genome shotgun sequence encodes these proteins:
- the tmem230a gene encoding transmembrane protein 230a isoform X2 — MMPTRTVSGGGGIPNNKVKYSRLADSDEGYIDLQFKKGPPKVPYKAIALATFLFLIGSLLIVIGGLLLSGYIQVSDPNRTIPVLIIGVLVFLPGFYHLRIAYYASKGYRGYSFDDIPDFDD; from the exons ATGATGCCCACCCGGACAGTATCTGGTGGAGGAGGGATACCAAACAACAAAGTGAAGTATTCACGGCTGGCAGACAGTGATGAAGGCTACATTGATCTCCAG TTCAAGAAGGGACCACCTAAGGTTCCGTACAAAGCCATCGCCTTGGCAACCTTCCTGTTCCTCATTGGCTCCTTGCTGATCGTCATCGGTGGCCTCCTGCTGTCTGGCTACATCCAAGTGTCG GATCCCAACAGAACAATCCCTGTGCTGATCATCGGAGTGCTCGTCTTCCTCCCTGGCTTCTACCACCTGCGGATCGCCTACTATGCCTCCAAAGGCTACCGGGGCTACTCGTTCGACGACATCCCCGATTTCGATGACTGA
- the tmem230a gene encoding transmembrane protein 230a isoform X1: MTKVAMMPTRTVSGGGGIPNNKVKYSRLADSDEGYIDLQFKKGPPKVPYKAIALATFLFLIGSLLIVIGGLLLSGYIQVSDPNRTIPVLIIGVLVFLPGFYHLRIAYYASKGYRGYSFDDIPDFDD; encoded by the exons agtGGCTATGATGCCCACCCGGACAGTATCTGGTGGAGGAGGGATACCAAACAACAAAGTGAAGTATTCACGGCTGGCAGACAGTGATGAAGGCTACATTGATCTCCAG TTCAAGAAGGGACCACCTAAGGTTCCGTACAAAGCCATCGCCTTGGCAACCTTCCTGTTCCTCATTGGCTCCTTGCTGATCGTCATCGGTGGCCTCCTGCTGTCTGGCTACATCCAAGTGTCG GATCCCAACAGAACAATCCCTGTGCTGATCATCGGAGTGCTCGTCTTCCTCCCTGGCTTCTACCACCTGCGGATCGCCTACTATGCCTCCAAAGGCTACCGGGGCTACTCGTTCGACGACATCCCCGATTTCGATGACTGA